The genomic region ATCGGTAAGTTGCATAAGATTAGGATCTTTGCCATTCCAGGTTAAACTACCAAAATGATTCGACTTTTTAAGCTGCGCATTGATTTTGGACTGTGAATTTAAAATTGATATTGCCCGCGAGTAATTTGTATTCGTCCTGTCGATAATCCCAATAATACCTTTACTGGTAACAACGCCATTTTCAGCCGCGATACCTTCGTTCTCCCCTTTATCCAAAGTGATGTAGTTATCTCTTTTAGAGAAATTATTATTAATGACATCAGCACTTCTAAATGTATAATCAGAAGTGAATGTAGTATCGGTATAATTCGGGATCGTATCTTTTCCGCTTAATTGCCTTATGATATTGCGAAGATTTTTATTTTCTTCTACCAAACGCTGGTTGTATTCATCTAAATAAAAGTAATCCTGAATGTTATTATTCCAGGAATAAATCCCCCCGGTTACCCAATTGGCCGAGCTTATAAATTTACTTTTATGAAATGAATGAGTTTGTATCGTAAGGAAAATAGAAAACGCAAGCAATGCCAAGAACAGAATATTATTCTTGTTCCGAATCAGAAAATTGAATATTTGCTGCATAAGCTATTGCGTCTCCTACTTTATCAATATTCCTTTGTATCTATTTAGCGTTTTTAAAGTAATCCCCGTTCCTCTTACTACCGCTCTTAAAGGATCTTCAGCAATATAAACAGGAAGGTCTGTTTTAGTGGATAATCGTTTATCTAAACCTCTTAACATCGATCCTCCACCGGCTAGATAAATACCGGTATTATAAATATCGGCTGCCAGTTCTGGAGGGGTTTGTGATAAAGTTTCCATTACCGCATCTTCAATTCGAAGAATAGATTTATCTAGAGCTTTTGCAATTTCACGATAGGAAATATTTACCTGCTTTGGCTTCCCTGTTAAAAGGTCACGCCCCTGTACGCTCATTTCGTCTGGTGGGACTTCTAAATCTTCAGTAGCCGCACCAATCTGAATTTTGATTTTTTCTGCTGTACGTTCTCCAACATACAGGTTATGTTGTGTACGCATATAATACACGATGTCGTTGGTAAACACATCTCCAGCGATTTTAATCGATTTGTCACAAACAATTCCGCCAAGAGCGATTACCGCAATCTCGGTAGTACCACCACCTATATCTACAATCATGTTCCCTTTAGGCTGCATGATGTCTACACCAATACCAATAGCAGCAGCCATAGGCTCGTGAATAAGGTATACTTCTTTACCGTTAACACGCTCGGCACTTTCTTTTACCGCTCGCATTTCTACTTCTGTAATTCCAGAAGGGATGCAAATTACCATTCTTAAGGCCGGCGTAAACATTTTACGTTTAAGCGCGGGAATTTCTTTAATAAACATGGTAAGCATCTTTTCACTGGCATCAAAATCGGCAATTACACCGTCTTTTAAAGGCCGAATGGTTTTGATATTCTCATGTGTCTTTCCCTGCATCATTGCCGCTTCTTTTCCTACAGCCGTAATCTTACCAGAGGTACGATCGCGGGCTACAATCGAAGGGCTATCTACCACCACCTTATCATTATGAATAATAAGGGTGTTGGCAGTTCCTAAATCTATCGCTATTTCTTCAATGAGAAAATCAAAAAATCCCATAGGTTATTTTATGTATTGGTATATTGGTAAAGTATTCTATTAATGTTTAAAATGGCGGGTTCCTGTCATTACCATTGCAATATCATGATCATTACAATAATCGATACTTAACTGATCTTTTATAGAACCACCTGGCTGGATTACTGCCGTTATTCCTGCATTTCCTGCAATCTCTACGCAATCTGGAAATGGAAAAAAGGCATCACTTGCCATTACTGCTCCTTTAAGATCGAATTTAAAAGAACCTGCTTTTTCAATGCTCTGTCTTAAAGCGTCTACACGGGAGGTTTGTCCCGTTCCGCTAGAACAAAGTTGTTTGTTTTTTGCCAGAACAATAGTATTGGATTTTGTATGCTTACAAATTTTTGAAGCAAATAAAAGATCTTCAATTTCCTGTTCTGTAGGTTTATTAGTTGTTGCGTAAGATAAATCGTCTAAAACATCTGTTTTATTGTCTTTACCCTGAACTAAAACTCCATTTAGGCAGGTGCGAACCTGATTTTCCGGAAGTTCCGTTTCCTTTTGGATTAAAATGATCCGGTTTTTCTTTCCCTTTAGAATTTCTAAAGCTTCATCAGAAAAAGAAGGAGCGATTACTACTTCACAAAATAAAGAATGAATTTCCTCCGCAGTAGCTTTATCAATCTCTGTGTTGGCAATTAAAATTCCGCCGAAAGCTGAAACAGGATCTCCTGCCAAAGCATCTACATATGCCTGTTTTATGGTCTCACGCTGTGCAAGTCCGCAGGCATTATTATGCTTTAAAATCGCAAAAGTAGGAGCTTCTCCTTTAAATTCATTCATTAGGTTAACCGCGGCATCAACATCTAAAAGGTTGTTGTAAGATAACTCTTTTCCGTGGAGCTTATCAAACATGGCGTCAAAATCTCCAAAAAATGTTCCTTTTTGATGCGGATTCTCACCATATCGTAAAGTTTTGCCTTCCTGAATGCTTTGTTTGAATGCAGGAATCTCCTCTGAAGTATTAAAATAATTGAAAATCGCAGTATCGTAGTGCGAAGAGATATTAAATGATTTTGCTGCGAAATTTTTACGTTGCGCTAAGCTTGTTTCTCCATTTCCTTCGTTTAGGATATTTAAGAACTCGGCATAATCGTTTACAGAAGATACACAAAGTACATCTTTAAAATTTTTTGCGGCGGCCCTTATTAGAGAAATGCCGCCAATATCGATCTTTTCAATAATATCCTGCTCTGATGCGCCAGAGGCGACTGTTTTTTCAAAAGGATATAAATCTACGATAACAATGTCAATTTGCGGGATTTCATATTGAGCAATTTCTTGAACGTCACTATCGTTATCCTGGCGATTTAAAATTCCGCCAAAAACTTTTGGATGTAATGTTTTTACACGACCACCTAAAATAGAAGGATAAGAAGTTACGTCTTCTACAGGAACAACATCGATTCCCAGATCTTTAATAAATTGTTCTGTTCCTCCGGTAGAATAAATTGTGATTCCCAGTTCGTTAAGCTTTTTAACGATGGGCGCCAAACCATCTTTACTGAATACTGAAATTAAGGCAGATTTGGCTTGTTTTAAATTGCTCATTATGTTGTGTTTGTTAAGGAAGCAAAAGTAAGTATTTAAGGGAAAAACTTAAAAGTGTTTTTGCTTATTTATAAATAAAATTTGTAACGAAATTTTAAGCTGTGCGTCATATAAACAATTCTGTGTAAAAAAGCAGCTGTTTTATTATGCTTATATTTCTAAGAGTCCTTGGTGAGAGCTTTAATTTTGCGATTAATGCACTAAAAAATAATCTTTTACGTACTTTTTTATCCCTGCTAGGGGTAACTATAGGTATTTTCTCTATAATAGGGGTACTGGCGGCTGTAGATTCATTAAAGAATGAAATCTCTGGTTCTTTAAGTAGTCTGGATAATAGTACCACTATCGTAATGCGCTTTAATTTTGGGCCAACAGATATTCCACGGTGGAAATGGCAACAGTTTCCAGATGTTACTTACGACGAATATCAATTTTTAAAACGTAATCTACCAGATGCCAAAGCAGTTACTTTTACTCAAAATGTACCTGCGGAAACTATAAAATATCAAGATGCCAGTAGTCTTGGTGTTAGTGTGCAAGCTGTTGGAAGCGAATATTATGATATCGAAGCTATCAATATTGAAGAGGGACGTTTTTTTAACGAATCTGAAGCTGCCAGCGGTTCACCTGTGATCGTAATGGGAAGCGAGATCGCCGAAAATCTTTTTGGAAGCATAGATCCGTTGGGCAAACAAGTGCGAATGTACGGTAGCAAATTTACCGTTATAGGATTACTTAAAAAAGAAGGTTCTTCTATGTTTGGCCCCAGTAAAGACGGTCAGGTTTTTATTCCGGTGAATGTCACCAGACGTATTTATGGTGAAAATAACAGAAATATTTTTCCTCAAATCTTATTAAAACCAGAAGCTGACGTTGATAATGCCGAATTTCTAGCGGTGTTAGAGCAGCGGTTAAGAAGTTTTCGCGGAATAAAACCGGGCGAAGTAAGCACCTTTTTTGTCAATCAGCTTAAAGGATTCACAGATATGATCGATAATATTACAGGCACCCTAAATATGATCGGACTTGTAATTAGTGGGTTTTCTTTGCTAGTGGGTGGATTTGGGATTGCTAACATTATGTTTGTGAGTGTAAAAGAACGGACAAATCTTATCGGAATTCAAAAATCATTGGGTGCCAAGAATAAATTTATTCTCTTTCAATTTCTATTCGAAGCCATTATTCTGGCCATAATTGGTGGAGCCGCAGGTTTATTTTTTGTATGGATAGCTACCATTATTGCGTCAAACTTTACCGGTGATTTTGATTTTATTCTTTCTTTCGGAAATATCATTTTAGGTACAACGGTCTCTGCATTGATCGGATTGATCTCTGGGATAATTCCAGCAATTTCAGCTTCACGCCTGGATCCTGTTGAAGCGATAAGAACAGGGATGTAAAAACTGTAGAAATTTAAAAGTTTTTAAAGTTTAGAAAGTAAAGTTTCGGTAGGATGCTTTGTTTTTAGAGACAAGAGACAAGAGACAAGAGACAAGAGACAAGAGAAATAAGACTGTTCTAGTTTGTTATTTTATTTTGTTGCAATTATAAAAAAAACTCATAATCCAGATAATGATATCGGATTATGAGGTTTTTTTATTCATGTATTTTACTGCCTACTGCCTACTGCGACTGCCAACTGCGCACTGCCAACTGGACTTACTCCAGTATTTCAGCAACTTTTTCATTTACAAATTCAAGAAAACGCTCGTCTTCTTTAGAGAAAGGATCTGGTGTATGAGAGTCAATATCAATCTGACCAATATTTTCACCATTTACAAATAGTGGGACTACAATTTCAGCTTTTACATGGATGCTACAGGCAATATAATTGTTCTGTGCTTTCACATCGGGAACTACAAAATTCTCATTAGAAATGGCTACCTGTCCGCAAATTCCTTTTCCAAAAGGAATAATGTCATGATCGGTAGGTTCACCGGCAAAAGAACGAAGTTTTAATTCCTCTTTATCGCCATTTTTAAAATAAAATCCAACCCAATCGTAGTAAGGGATTGTTTCCATTAATAATTCGCAAACCTGTGTTAATCGATGATCTACCGATAATTCTTTGGTATTTAGAATGTCTTCAACCTGTGGTCTTAATTTATCAAATGGCATAACATATAATTTTTGGGCAAAAGTATTTAAAATCTAAGTGCTGTTACAGGCTTTTGTCTAAATTTGTTGAAACTCTTTACAATTGTTTCAGCTTTTTAAAAAATATAGCGTTGTTATTCGGTTTGTTGCCGTATTTCTGGGGAGCTATTTTTTGCTTTCTGTGCTTTATAATGCCTATTTAATTTTTTCTGAGACACGAACTAAATTTTATCCCGATTTTTTTACCAATATCGTGAGTAGGCAAAGTGCTGCAATAATGGAATTTTTAGGATATTCTATAAAATTGCAAGCTCATCAAACCCAAAATGCCGTACAGGTTTTTATTGAAGACACCTTATTGGTTCGAGTGGTTGAAGGCTGTAACAGTATTAGTGTGATTATTCTTTTTACTTCTTTTATACTGTCTTTTTTCGCAAAGAAGCGAACCACTTTTTTTTATATTTTGGCAGGAAGCGTATTTATTTATGCGATGAACTTAATTCGTATAGCCTTGCTTACCATTGCGATATATAAATATCCTGAATATACCTCTTTAATGCATGATATTGTTTTTCCACTAATAATTTATGGGACGGTAATAATATTATGGGTTTTTTGGGTTCGAGTGTATGCAAATTTAGAAAAGAATGAAAGCCAGGTATAGAATTGTATTCATTGGGATGCTCGTGATCGTGCTAGCAGTTATTCGGTTTTATGAAAGCAGTCTTTTTTACGATCCTCTCATCAATTTTTTTAAATCTTCAGATTATCTAAATGATAAAATCCCAGCCTTTAAAGCTGGATTATTGATCCTGAATACCATTTTTAGATATATATTAAATAGTATAATTTCAATTGGCATCATAGCCATAGCTTTTATAGATCGTAATATTGTAAAGTTTTCAGCAGTATTATTTTTTATCCTATTAATTCTTGCTGGCAGCGTTTTTACTTATCTTATTTTTACTATAGAAAATGAACATTTTCTTGCCCTGTTTTATGTAAGACGCTTTTTAATTCATCCTATATTTATTTTGGTGCTTTTACCGGCCTTTTATTATTACCGAATAAACAATCAAAATATAAAAAATAGAAATTGAAAGATTTTCCCTGAATTTTGAAATTCTATTTCTCTATTTCCTGTTATTTTTGATCGATAATCGAGTCTAAATATTCTAGTGCGGTCCTGATAGCGGTTAGAATATCTGTATGTTCGAATTAAAACAAGTGGTTATTGCGCTTGTGCTAAGGTAGTTTACTTATTATATTGTTGTTAATTATATATTATCAACTATTTTTGTAATTCATGAAAAAGGTTTTTTGTAAAATAGTTGCTTCCATTTTAGCCGTTTTGGTGCTTTTTTCTACCTTATCTTTTACGGTAGATCAGCATTTCTGCGGAAGTTTTCTTGTAGATAGCGCTGTTTTTACAAAAGCAAAAACCTGCGGAATGGAGATGAGCTCTGCGGATTCTACTGAAGCTTCCATTACCAAAGAATCTTGTTGTACCAATAAAAAACTGGAAGTAAAAGGTCAGGATGAACTGAAGCAGAACTTCAATACTCTCGATTTTCAGCAGCAAGTATTTATTACTGGTTTGGTATATGCTTACCTAAAGTTATTTGAGGTTTCAGAACCAGATTTTATTCCTTTTAAAGATTACTCTCCGCCAAAGCTTGTCTGTAATATTCAGTTACAGGATCAGGTTTTCCTTATTTGATCAAAACATATTTTCAATTTAGAAGCATTCGCCCGTTATGGTGGTTTTGCTATGCCTTTTTTAGGCTAAGATGATGTGTTTTTTTAAGATCAAATAAATCTTTTTATGCTGAACAAGAGCATTAAATTTTTAATAGAAAATAAGCTGGTTGCCGTTATCCTACTTTTGGTTTTAGTGGGATGGGGTGTGGTTAATGCACCATTTAACTGGGAGAA from Zunongwangia profunda SM-A87 harbors:
- the mreC gene encoding rod shape-determining protein MreC, which gives rise to MQQIFNFLIRNKNNILFLALLAFSIFLTIQTHSFHKSKFISSANWVTGGIYSWNNNIQDYFYLDEYNQRLVEENKNLRNIIRQLSGKDTIPNYTDTTFTSDYTFRSADVINNNFSKRDNYITLDKGENEGIAAENGVVTSKGIIGIIDRTNTNYSRAISILNSQSKINAQLKKSNHFGSLTWNGKDPNLMQLTDVPKQAPVAKGDTIITGGKSLIFPKGLLIGTIQDFKLDNTESYFTINVKLFNDMTNIGYVYVIENKNKEEILSLEKEEEDE
- a CDS encoding rod shape-determining protein — its product is MGFFDFLIEEIAIDLGTANTLIIHNDKVVVDSPSIVARDRTSGKITAVGKEAAMMQGKTHENIKTIRPLKDGVIADFDASEKMLTMFIKEIPALKRKMFTPALRMVICIPSGITEVEMRAVKESAERVNGKEVYLIHEPMAAAIGIGVDIMQPKGNMIVDIGGGTTEIAVIALGGIVCDKSIKIAGDVFTNDIVYYMRTQHNLYVGERTAEKIKIQIGAATEDLEVPPDEMSVQGRDLLTGKPKQVNISYREIAKALDKSILRIEDAVMETLSQTPPELAADIYNTGIYLAGGGSMLRGLDKRLSTKTDLPVYIAEDPLRAVVRGTGITLKTLNRYKGILIK
- the purH gene encoding bifunctional phosphoribosylaminoimidazolecarboxamide formyltransferase/IMP cyclohydrolase produces the protein MSNLKQAKSALISVFSKDGLAPIVKKLNELGITIYSTGGTEQFIKDLGIDVVPVEDVTSYPSILGGRVKTLHPKVFGGILNRQDNDSDVQEIAQYEIPQIDIVIVDLYPFEKTVASGASEQDIIEKIDIGGISLIRAAAKNFKDVLCVSSVNDYAEFLNILNEGNGETSLAQRKNFAAKSFNISSHYDTAIFNYFNTSEEIPAFKQSIQEGKTLRYGENPHQKGTFFGDFDAMFDKLHGKELSYNNLLDVDAAVNLMNEFKGEAPTFAILKHNNACGLAQRETIKQAYVDALAGDPVSAFGGILIANTEIDKATAEEIHSLFCEVVIAPSFSDEALEILKGKKNRIILIQKETELPENQVRTCLNGVLVQGKDNKTDVLDDLSYATTNKPTEQEIEDLLFASKICKHTKSNTIVLAKNKQLCSSGTGQTSRVDALRQSIEKAGSFKFDLKGAVMASDAFFPFPDCVEIAGNAGITAVIQPGGSIKDQLSIDYCNDHDIAMVMTGTRHFKH
- a CDS encoding ABC transporter permease — protein: MLIFLRVLGESFNFAINALKNNLLRTFLSLLGVTIGIFSIIGVLAAVDSLKNEISGSLSSLDNSTTIVMRFNFGPTDIPRWKWQQFPDVTYDEYQFLKRNLPDAKAVTFTQNVPAETIKYQDASSLGVSVQAVGSEYYDIEAINIEEGRFFNESEAASGSPVIVMGSEIAENLFGSIDPLGKQVRMYGSKFTVIGLLKKEGSSMFGPSKDGQVFIPVNVTRRIYGENNRNIFPQILLKPEADVDNAEFLAVLEQRLRSFRGIKPGEVSTFFVNQLKGFTDMIDNITGTLNMIGLVISGFSLLVGGFGIANIMFVSVKERTNLIGIQKSLGAKNKFILFQFLFEAIILAIIGGAAGLFFVWIATIIASNFTGDFDFILSFGNIILGTTVSALIGLISGIIPAISASRLDPVEAIRTGM
- a CDS encoding GAF domain-containing protein, with product MPFDKLRPQVEDILNTKELSVDHRLTQVCELLMETIPYYDWVGFYFKNGDKEELKLRSFAGEPTDHDIIPFGKGICGQVAISNENFVVPDVKAQNNYIACSIHVKAEIVVPLFVNGENIGQIDIDSHTPDPFSKEDERFLEFVNEKVAEILE
- the xrtF gene encoding exosortase family protein XrtF, with translation MFQLFKKYSVVIRFVAVFLGSYFLLSVLYNAYLIFSETRTKFYPDFFTNIVSRQSAAIMEFLGYSIKLQAHQTQNAVQVFIEDTLLVRVVEGCNSISVIILFTSFILSFFAKKRTTFFYILAGSVFIYAMNLIRIALLTIAIYKYPEYTSLMHDIVFPLIIYGTVIILWVFWVRVYANLEKNESQV
- a CDS encoding exosortase F system-associated membrane protein; its protein translation is MKARYRIVFIGMLVIVLAVIRFYESSLFYDPLINFFKSSDYLNDKIPAFKAGLLILNTIFRYILNSIISIGIIAIAFIDRNIVKFSAVLFFILLILAGSVFTYLIFTIENEHFLALFYVRRFLIHPIFILVLLPAFYYYRINNQNIKNRN
- a CDS encoding HYC_CC_PP family protein, coding for MKKVFCKIVASILAVLVLFSTLSFTVDQHFCGSFLVDSAVFTKAKTCGMEMSSADSTEASITKESCCTNKKLEVKGQDELKQNFNTLDFQQQVFITGLVYAYLKLFEVSEPDFIPFKDYSPPKLVCNIQLQDQVFLI